GTAAGTGCCAGAAGTTCAGCAACGTACCAAAACAGGGTTCAAGCCTCCCGGGATCCGTTCTCTCACCGATCCCATTCGCTGTATGGGGAATTGACATCATGGGCCCCTTCCCTTGAGCAAAAGGGGATCTCTATTATGTTCTGGTAGCAATAGATTATATAACTAAGTGGGCGGAGGCCAAGGCTATGAGAACCATTAACCAGCAAGACTGCATCAAGTTTGTGGACATGATTGtaatgaggttcgggatcccgatGGTCTTAATCTCGGACAATGGTCCACAGTTCGTGGGTTCAGATTTTGAAACCTATCTGAAAGAGCTCGGGATTAGGCACAAAAAAGCATCTGTTGCCCATCCACAAGGGAATGGACAAGTTGAGGTCACAAACAGAACTATACTCCGAGGCCTGGAAAAGAGACTGGAAGACTCTAAAAAGAACTGGTCGGATGAACTCCTGAAGGTTTTATGGTCATACAGAACTACCCCCCGGACGGGAATCGGGGAGACTCCATTCAAGCTCGTCTACGGTACTGAAGCCCGGTTACCGGTAGAGACCGGATCCCCTTCTCATAGAGTGACCAACTTTGACGAGGTCTCCAACATAGAAGGCCTCAGGACCAACCTCGAATTCCTGGATGAGGTAAGAGATCGGGCCGTAGAAAAAATGGAAAGCTACAAGGAAAAAACAAAGCTTTACTTTGTGAAGAAAGCCAGAATACGGGAATATGTGGCAGGAGATCTAGTACTCCGGGACACTGAAGCCTCGGACCCAACTAACTAGGGAAAACTGCAGCCAAACTGGGAAGGCCCTTATATAGTCAAAGAAGTGATCCGTCCGAGAACTTACAAGCTGAACTACCTCAGCGGAACCGAGGTCCCCAATATCTGGCATGGAACCCgcctaaggaaattctaccaatGAGAAAAAGGTGCACACTCTGGAAACACATCTACATCTATACTGTGATATTTTGATGTAAGCATTGTCCTCATTCACCCCAGAATGTAATTTTTGCTTTTAATATGAATGGAAAACTCTACTTTAAGCGTCCCATAACTTGAACCAATTTCATTACGTTCCTTTATTTGCTATCAAATTTAAAcaaacacagcccatgtgtacttaaaATTTTCATTAAATTGAGAATTACCCCACCCCGGGGTCCGCAAAACACAACCCACatgtatttataaaatatttttctatcAAGTTGAAAATTACCCCTACTCGGGGTCCTATAAAAACTCAACCCCATGAGTATTCATAAAATTTTAGTAAAGTTAAAAttttaccccatcccggggtcCACTAAgacacagcccatgtgtacttcAAAAATTTTAGCAAGTCAAAAAAttttaccccatcccggggtccacaaaaacacagcccatgtgtccAAGTCTGAAGCTCTAAACATGCAAATCAATATAAAGGAAACAAAGCATAATAACATTAAACTACCCCGGAAAAACACACCCCGGGGGGCAAATCAAGATTCAAATTACAATCGTCTAAAAAGCCAAAAGACTTAGTTCGGAATGACTTAAGCTAAAAATAAGGAAATAGAAATTACATGCCAAAACATGGAAAAGTCTTCAAGCTTCAAACGACAGAGTCGGCGGGAGGCGAAGGAGGCTGCTCTGGATCACCCTCTGGCACGGGAGGCTGTTCAGCAAGAGGCGACCCGGAGAAGAAGGGAACACTGCTGGACGTCCCAGCACCGGACTCCATTGCTCGGACAGCTTCCTTTTCCTGCTCCAAACGGGTCTCCTCTTCTATATACTTCTCCAGGAAGACGTCTATTGTACCATGGGGCTCCTCGCCGAGATACTTCGAAGCAACATTCCAGCAAATCTGGATCTTCTCAAGCGCTTTGTCATTCAGCTCTTCGAAATACGCAGGAGTTCCCCGGAACCTTGCCAAAACCTCCTCGAGAGTAGGCCGGGCGGCAAGATCATCCTTCAACTTCTGATTTTCAGACCTCATCTCCCGGAAAGAAGCTTCAGCCCGGTCCTGCCTCTCCCGGATCTCATCCAGAATCTTCTTATGAGGAGCAGCCTCCCTTGCACTGGCCTCTTTCAACTCCTGGATCTCCCGGGATAGCCGCTCGGATTCAACTTGATAGACTTCGGCAGCATCAGCCTTCGCCTGAAGGCTCCGGGTTATGCAAACCAGTCCAGCAACCCGGGAGTTAGCCTGAAAACATTAAAAGTCATGATTAGGCAACACAAAGACAAGAGTACAAGAAGAAAACCAGAAAAAGGCTTACAGCAGTGATGTCCTCCTGAAGCCCGACCAGGAAGTCATCAAGGGGCTCCTTCCTGTATTTCTTCCTCTCCGCCGTGCTGGCATAATTCTCAAACAACTCCCTCCGGCGAGTCTCCGGGGTAAAACTTGCAAGCAGGGCCTTCAGAGTTTCCGGAGTGTCCGGGGCCAGATCAATAGCAGCCTTCTTTGAAACCGGACCCTCAGAAACATCATCACTCTTGTCCCCGGAACCCGCGGGGGCGCCCTTCCTTTTTCGAGGTGCTGGAACTCTTATCACATTCCCCTGCTGCATGTCCTCGGCCCGGGGCTCGTTGATCACGATTGTTGTCCTCCCCTGGCGAGACGGCGCCGCCTTCCGGGCCGCATCATCACCCTCTCCAACCTTCTTCTTCCCAACATCCACGCTCGTCATTCCCCCAATCCTTCGCAATTTGTCCGAAAGATCTTTAAGTTGGGCAGACATATTAGGAGGATAGGGAATTAACTTCGGAATGCCTGAAAAGGAAAACAATAAGATATCAGTCCCGGATACAAGCAGTCAATAAAAGTTACAGTATCAAAATAAAGCTAAGGAAATAGACTTACATCCGGCAGCATGCATGTTCTCATTCCTAGTAAAATAGTCCCGGGTCCACTGCGTCCCAAGTGCCCCACAGAAGGGATAAACCATCGCGAGAGTTGCTTGCCCGAGCCGCTGGACCGGAAACTTATCTGTTTTAATTGCAAGTTTATGGAGTGGCATGAACTCCAGATCCCCACCCCGGACAAAAATAAACTCCCGGTGCCATCCCTTAAGCGGCGTCAACATACTAACCGGGAGCACCATCTTATCAGAGGGATACCCACAATCCTCTATCCTAAACATGAACTCGTAAATCGGCCAAGAGGTGGATctcttaattttaaaaatatgatgAAAAAGTTTGAAGGTGGGGAGGTAATTTTTGGCATGATAGCAAGCTAAAAACCAGCTGATCCACTTCACCGAGTTCGGGGCTAGCTGAGTAAAAGGGATACCATAAACATCCCAGCATAGGGATTTGGTGAACTGATGTAATCCGAGGCGCATGCCCCGGAGATGCTCCAACGGAATTCCAACCCATCCCCCTCTGGTCTGTGGTATACCCTTTCATGCTCCTCAGGACATCTCCACTGGTATGTGTCATCAAGGTTAAAGGCAAGCCTAAGGGCACCATCTACCTCGGTGTCTATGTATTTCTCCTGGACCTCTCTATGAACCGCCCCACACTCGTACCTAGTCCCCAGGGTGGTGAAGAACTTCTTATCCATCTCATCCTCATTATAAGGCTTCCGGCCTCCTAAACCATCCGGGCCCCCATATGCCTCGGATAAATCTCTGTAATAAAAGCTCATGGGCTTGGGATTCACTCGGCACTGCACAAAATATTCATCTACATCCTCCCACGACCCATCCGGATTCGATAAGGTACCCCCGGGACCTAATACTAGGGTCTGAGCTAAAACTTGTTGAGGCTGGTCAACCCGGGGAGGCATCTCTACTGAACTACAACTAGAAGAGGAAGAGGGGTAGAAGGAGTTAAGTTCACCTAACCCGACAGGACGCTCGGGATACCGATTCCTAAGAGTAGCAATACGTTTAAAACGACTACCTGGAATATACTACATGTGTCTATGTAAACGCACCCCGGAGTCAATGCCAAACCCGAACCCAACAACAAAACAAGACAAAAAACAGAACAAGTTTAGAAACAAATCATGTACGTATCTTACCCCAAAAACAAGATCTGCagcatatacatacatatacaacCAAAAGCAGATATCAAGAACACACCCCGGGCTCTACAACTATTTACACTACAAGAACCCACTTATTCACACACAAAGCTACCAAAAACCCATATTTTCGCATGATAAAATGACAAAACTTATGATATTCTCACAAATCAAATGCAGAACCACTGTGAAAAACATACAAAACCCACACAACTACATAAACTCGAGAATAATGGAGAAAGCAGTTGCAAAAATAATGGAGAAAGGCGCAACAACTCGCACAAATTAGTGACATGCATTgtgaaaacaaaagaaaataaatgaAAGAACAGAAGAATGAAGAGCTTACAAGTAAGCAGGACAAAGAAGAAGGCTTCGAACTCGCAGAAATGGATCTCCAAAAGTTTCGATTTTTCGGTCTTTCTCTCAAACTCCTTTATCGCGTAAAAGAAAAAAGAATGGAAAGAGGACGGTATTTATAGAAGGAAGGGGGACATGTGAAAGGTTTTTGCAAGTGAAAATTAACCCCCCGCCCATGTGGTAGAACCCAATTAGCCCCAAAAAGTAACTGCACAGCAGTTATTACATGAACTGTCACGTAATCATTACGTGGGCGCGTCTTTTTCGGAAAAAAAGGGGGGGGGGAAATAAAAACTGTACACTCAAAAGATATGCATAAAACGTGTATATCTTTGACCCCGGCTGGAATCCCAACAGCCGCCTGACATCCCAGATTCGCAGCAACAGCTTTTCAGAGTCCGGACAAATCGAATGGGTCTCATCCCCATTggaccccggggttagggggcaacaaatcaaacccccaaaaaaattttccaaagtatttcaaggaatcccaccttgaactaaaatcaaatgactaaccaagtcaaccccggagtctcatccccCGGGGTTAGGGGGCAGCGAAACAAATCAAAGTCCCAAAACCTTTCTAAGCATTTCAAGGAATCCCACCTTGAACTAAAatcaaatgactaaccaagtcaaccccggagtctcatccccacttgaccccggggttagggggcagcaaaacaaatcaaagcccCAAAACCTTTCTAAGCATTTCAAGGAATCCCACCTTAAAGCTCAAGTTcaatgactaaccaagtcaaccccggagtctcagccccatttgaccccggggttagggggcaacaaatcaaacccccaaaattttccaaagtatttcaaggaatcccaccttgaactaaaatcaaatgactaaccaagataaccccggagtctcatccccatttgaccccggggttagggggcaGCGAATCAAACAACCCCCAAAGCTTTGCAAAGGCGCCGCAGCACAAAGGCAATTACTTTACTCCCCCATCCGGAtaaacccgcataagggagtggggggcaaatgatagccCATAATAAGTCAGGCCCAATTAAAGACGCCCAGGGCCCAAACATAAGATCCCAGGACACGTGACGGCATCACCACCATCCAGGTTCCCGGGATCCAGAACGTTCCTACGCTCTGgatctgatagtactctgacgTATTCAGCGTTGACCTTGATAAGcccaggacacgtggcaacaTTACCACCTTCTAGGCACCCGGAATCCAGGATGTTCTTACGGTCCAgatctgatagtactctgacgcatcccaggcgtccagatgccctacagtccaaaaggccaacctacgctccagatgaaaagggacaaacccctaaaccctagtaggAGACCTATAAAAGGTAGAACAAAAGGAAGATTACAGGTTACAAGCTTTTATACTCTCTCTCTCACATATACTTACATGCACACACGTACTCCTCACAAATATATCTGCATAATCCCAACTTTGCCCTTCTTCTCCTCAAAACCCTTTCTCATcctcacgccggaggtgccgcggggacgccacccccctccggttctgttttgtaggttcccaccctacagctaCACCACACACGGCCGTCGTCACAGCCTAAAAGGAGTTTGAGTTGGGGCCCTACAAGGAGAAGGCCCCGGGGTGATCTGGGATTATCACATCCTTTTGTAATAACAGTACATTTATCTGTTTTTATGTCTCctactgctatgtatatttcaGGTTTATTCATGGCAATTAATAAAAAGATAGATAAATGCTGGGATGGAGTCCCTATTATCAGCCTTCTTTCAAGGTTTATTAATCCATAATCATATCTTGAACTTCTTCTTGTAGTGTGTGGGCTGCTTCCATCGATGCACTTACAGCATTCATAAAAAGCTTTCTTTCTCCTGGTGATGTGAACCAGAAAATTTTGCTTCAACATGTGCTACTATACCTGAGTGTGTATGGAGAAGTTCTAAGAATCTTCGTTAGCCttgatatataaaaatatattagtaACAATTTTTTACATTTTAAATATTTAACTGTAACATGTTATTGGATCATCGCTTTGTCCTATGTAACTTTTTTATCTGCAAAGGAACAACCTAATATAAATAAGGCATTGGACTTTTTCACAATCAGAATATTAATAGCTTACTCGTCCCTTTTTGATCCAATGACATATAAGAGTGACCACCAACAAATTATTCAGATATGCATGACGCCTTTTAGGTATTTATAGACATGTCTGTTGCTATTGCCTTTATTATGGGGGATTAGTACTTTCATGTTAAAGTATTGTTGCAAGGTATAGTTGTCGCCCATTTTTTAAATTTGGTCCAATTTTCCTGTAATATTTATGCTTCTATTTCCTTATGTAGGACTAGCAAAACAGGGATCCATCTGCTTGTGAGGAAAGCTCATGCCTGAGAATGCTGTTAGATAAGAGTGATGCTTGGTTGGGACCTTGGATTCCTAGAATATATATATTTAGAGAATGGAATATATACTTAAGTACTTTCgtaggactaaggagtatatatTAGTTTATAGTTCCTTGGATTTTTTGCCTCTGGGATATACCGATTCAGATTTCTAGACAGATAGGGATAAGAGAAAGTCCACCTCAGGATGTGTTTTTATCTTAGGAGGTACAGCCgtaatatggaggagtgtaaagcagaaatgcattgcagactcaaCCATGGAAGCCGAGTATGTGGCAGCCAGTGAGGCAGCCAAAGAGACTTTATGGTTTCTAAACTTCCTGCTGGATTTGGATGTAGTTCCTGATTTGCCACGGCAAATCAcgatttattgtgataatactggTGCAGTGGCGAATACCAAGGAGCCACGGGCTCATAAGGCAACGAACACATAGAG
This genomic interval from Apium graveolens cultivar Ventura chromosome 8, ASM990537v1, whole genome shotgun sequence contains the following:
- the LOC141680451 gene encoding uncharacterized protein LOC141680451, with the protein product MVLISDNGPQFVGSDFETYLKELGIRHKKASVAHPQGNGQVEVTNRTILRGLEKRLEDSKKNWSDELLKVLWSYRTTPRTGIGETPFKLVYGTEARLPVETGSPSHRVTNFDEVSNIEGLRTNLEFLDEVRDRAVEKMESYKEKTKLYFVKKARIREYVAGDLVLRDTEASDPTN